From a region of the Xanthomonas rydalmerensis genome:
- a CDS encoding Svx/AvrXca family virulence/avirulence protein has translation MRMVSTVCLSAILVLAAQHAHAAAAAVCTAGQWIANPDDTDMPAVRYETRHFAFRWKDGQTVSQDDVTSAAKELELIWDDYMGRVGFPEPYCNTGKKYKVSVYLDHDFALNGGTSASGGMGMWINPDQLGYHWGLAHELTHGLQGSTGGLRDSPYVGWIWESHANWMAHQYFHDDVQCSEMLVNYPHLYLGSTRDRYCNWQFMEYLKDRFGYAIVNDLWSKAPKAGDAGQADADPFTILRDNMGWSQSQLNDVFGDWAMHNVQWDYIDPDGRDHGAVMRQQYGSNTAFDPENPSDETNRDRALRLTQLDPVQGQAGGYQVPFDWAPQRWGYNLVRLVPAEGADAVVVKFHGNVQQRSAVDTLPGLANDPETIGVPDSDWRWGLVAIDANGKPRYSALQRGADAALSFQVRSDDSDLYLVVMGTPSKMQKIKWDQSYYSVYRYPWRVTLENAYPSGGQPGAPTPTRVGSRHPNGGGWVAQHAYVASTAYVGPQARVLGGKVLGDARIEDHATILGGQVQDGAVVGGLSVLQDGVTIKDRAQLQTVFKPAGAFGGFTLSGAAQMRGDVEQRGASASKGVFYGYVDADTVTNPDYGADLTDAVPEVTARPR, from the coding sequence ATGCGTATGGTCTCCACGGTGTGCCTGTCGGCCATTCTGGTGCTGGCTGCGCAGCATGCGCATGCGGCGGCTGCGGCCGTCTGCACCGCCGGCCAATGGATCGCCAATCCCGACGACACCGACATGCCGGCGGTCCGCTACGAAACCCGACACTTCGCTTTCCGCTGGAAGGACGGACAAACCGTTTCGCAGGACGACGTGACCTCGGCAGCCAAGGAACTGGAGTTGATCTGGGATGACTACATGGGGCGCGTCGGGTTTCCCGAGCCTTACTGCAATACGGGAAAGAAGTACAAGGTCAGCGTCTACCTGGACCACGACTTCGCCCTGAACGGCGGTACCTCCGCCAGCGGCGGCATGGGCATGTGGATCAATCCGGATCAGTTGGGATATCACTGGGGCCTGGCGCATGAACTCACCCATGGGTTGCAGGGCAGTACCGGCGGCTTGCGTGACTCGCCGTACGTGGGCTGGATCTGGGAATCCCATGCCAACTGGATGGCGCATCAGTATTTCCACGACGATGTGCAATGCTCGGAAATGCTGGTGAACTACCCGCATCTCTACCTTGGCTCGACGCGCGACCGCTACTGCAACTGGCAGTTCATGGAGTACCTCAAGGATCGCTTCGGCTACGCGATCGTCAACGATCTGTGGAGCAAGGCGCCCAAGGCCGGCGATGCCGGCCAGGCCGATGCCGACCCGTTCACGATCCTCCGCGACAACATGGGCTGGAGCCAGTCGCAGCTCAACGACGTGTTCGGCGACTGGGCCATGCACAACGTGCAGTGGGACTACATCGACCCCGATGGTCGCGACCATGGCGCCGTGATGCGCCAGCAATACGGCAGCAATACCGCGTTCGATCCGGAAAACCCATCCGACGAGACCAATCGCGATCGTGCATTGCGCCTGACCCAACTGGATCCGGTGCAGGGCCAGGCCGGCGGCTACCAGGTACCGTTCGACTGGGCGCCGCAGCGTTGGGGGTACAACCTGGTCCGGCTGGTTCCCGCCGAGGGGGCGGATGCGGTCGTGGTGAAGTTCCATGGCAACGTGCAGCAGCGATCGGCGGTCGACACGTTGCCGGGGCTGGCGAACGATCCCGAGACGATCGGCGTGCCGGACTCGGATTGGCGCTGGGGCCTGGTCGCGATCGATGCGAACGGCAAGCCGCGCTACAGCGCATTGCAGCGTGGCGCCGATGCCGCGCTGTCGTTCCAGGTGCGCAGCGATGACAGCGACCTGTATCTGGTGGTCATGGGTACGCCGAGCAAGATGCAGAAGATCAAGTGGGATCAGTCCTACTATTCGGTCTACCGCTATCCGTGGCGCGTCACCTTGGAGAACGCCTATCCGTCAGGCGGCCAGCCCGGTGCGCCGACCCCGACGCGCGTCGGCAGTCGCCACCCCAACGGCGGTGGCTGGGTCGCGCAGCATGCGTATGTCGCGTCGACGGCCTATGTCGGCCCGCAGGCGCGGGTGCTTGGCGGCAAGGTGCTGGGCGATGCGCGGATCGAGGATCACGCGACGATCCTGGGCGGGCAGGTGCAGGACGGCGCCGTGGTCGGCGGCTTGAGCGTGCTGCAAGACGGAGTGACGATCAAGGATCGCGCCCAGCTGCAGACGGTGTTCAAGCCGGCAGGGGCATTCGGTGGGTTCACGCTGTCCGGCGCCGCGCAGATGCGTGGCGACGTCGAGCAGCGCGGCGCTTCGGCGAGCAAGGGCGTGTTCTACGGTTACGTGGATGCGGACACGGTGACCAATCCCGACTATGGCGCCGACCTGACCGACGCGGTGCCAGAGGTCACGGCGCGGCCACGCTGA